In one Drosophila gunungcola strain Sukarami chromosome 2R unlocalized genomic scaffold, Dgunungcola_SK_2 000011F, whole genome shotgun sequence genomic region, the following are encoded:
- the LOC128255473 gene encoding cilia- and flagella-associated protein 61 isoform X1 has translation MIEFDVRLAEVADLDGIYKLIRSPGVKWFGNIRPKFCGKDSLFHPYQTYRMLALCRHTSALVAYAEFRNYPSITALPTDSWLDWLTVRYCLTLSISWLNALFFNFCIYKSEYSMVLVEIIKEVFYRENRVWYLIAVRTPLVRQPSHFMETFDDLEKISQIFYPLEFCTEKNCNTQSLYIVDRFSVLPKITYRKALAEDNDDVIELLEFEMPELREKLGDYYIAEEVMRQDPGAEKSLLVVAETSNQCEETEMVLFLWMTTDIDILFYVRNYEVESFGNLVKPASGKSFHYETMTVSSVQRRAEASTFTSDALDDLDAITILGGLQRVDSGMSVASMGKMKISSIAGTVVDAHVSEDNKFYMRECLFSKFKYILEKLHSTDYYLRHEQNVINFIYPAGKEPAGPAAIEAASNVFFLKSIVGGRDFPLSRLFNAIVAMFCAYPDRDYCMMQISANIKASRSYLEVLQYFMPVVSRPSNECSLAEVYITHRSTIFGEVSLYKLRKEDVSVVHTLAVGILAKEISSPDSTASSFSYCSKINERAELEHELHVLDAIMKDVLEKEFSEFAVFTIRCGNSTKSAKQNTSIGFVVLRQFHCHGQLFDHYHLPKHDTHLNRLRAEIISLRLHPLFVSSGDLIFRDLARKTNFYDFYFISAFDNHKYSNDLKKMMMVVEPKTIKNAPVFFRVHSEQRKSRNRLHLPSPNYSTDNMIIYRHKLNPVKWFTNNKKVVIIGFSPVTKAFLRQLVFQWNSRDHKNSENFTCLSWLQVTVICRAGVVEADYDSLFKCPYCTSPLGCYLSYQNESCFIRDCCVRLDLRYWVHFVPGKVELINREKKYVKIEACEIHYDTLLLMCERKFVLRSPESPVGTGSPCNLVEVNCRLNKLLLFYKVRTLLENMPRTYLVLVYGSNLSTYECIAFLIGHGVDCSRMVFVQPHRFIGKDADMKEKNPFWDQNLQLILDDILVDKGVAIFIDYDFHHYNLHKSSDFIMEVVFQHFPSRKQATFECDLFISFEEGHLHQRHMKWLKAANINLDNNEILVNERYQTNDPNIYAAGSFIKMRPKPNYQYRYVSSREMARKILHHLDIVPDIDFEDRYSEPLLFQAILPLRYFITKVTMPRRYLNSHLPVMETCNLTTYKKNTFCRVGLSRHMMVDEIVVVTKNECYLDFLQHFCGKHELLLNNLKARYKAHTIHSFLKYFQEPWTELIMHENFKDLQAENKELLNPMAISALSRASRGALGTITDMDFSSLNRRYLEVKLMTFLRDHRRDFRHKFALPEDFLQLEQPDWERHSNESTEEQDESTDESET, from the exons ATGATTGAGTTTGACGTTCGCTTGGCCGAAGTTGCGGATCTGGATGGTATTTACAAGCTGATCCGGTCGCCGGGCGTCAAGTGGTTTGGCAATATCCGGCCGAAGTTTTGTGGAAAGGACTCGCTGTTTCATCCGTACCAGACCTACAGGATGTTGGCCCTCTGCAGGCATACTTCCGCCTTGGTGGCCTACGCCGAGTTCCGGAACTATCCGTCCATCACCGCTCTGCCCACAGATAGTTGGTTGGATTGGCTGACCGTTAGATACTG TTTGACCCTGTCTATTAGTTGGCTTAATGCATTGTTCTTCAACTTTTGCATCTACAAGAGCGAGTACTCAATGGTTCTGGTCGAAATCATAAAAGAGGTGTTTTACAGGGAGAACAGGGTGTGGTACCTGATCGCAGTAAGGACTCCCTTGGTGCGGCAGCCCTCGCACTTCATGGAGACCTTCGacgatttggaaaaaatatcaCAGATATTCTATCCACTGGAGTTTTGCACGGAAAAAAACTGTAACACGCAGTCATTATACATTGTGGATCGGTTCTCGGTACTGCCCAAGATTACCTACCGGAAGGCACT AGCCGAGGACAACGACGATGTAATAGAACTCCTAGAATTCGAGATGCCCGAGCTACGAGAGAAGCTGGGTGACTACTATATAGCCGAGGAGGTGATGCGACAGGATCCCGGGGCCGAGAAGAGCCTTCTGGTCGTGGCCGAAACAAGCAATCAGTGCGAGGAGACCGAGATGGTCCTCTTCCTTTGGATGACCACGGACATCGACATCCTGTTCTATGTGCGTAACTACGAGGTTGAATCCTTCGGCAACCTGGTAAAGCCCGCCAGTGGCAAGTCGTTCCACTACGAAACGATGACGGTGTC ATCAGTTCAGCGCAGGGCAGAGGCCAGCACGTTTACTTCAGATGCCCTGGATGATCTGGATGCCATCACGATTCTGGGAGGTCTGCAGAGGGTTGACAGCGGTATGAG cGTTGCAAGCATGGGTAAAATGAAGATCAGCTCAATCGCTGGCACAGTTGTGGATGCTCACGTATCGGAGGATAATAAGTTCTACATGCGGGAATGTCTTTTCTCAAAGTTCAAGTACATCCTGGAAA AACTCCACAGCACTGATTACTATTTGCGGCACGAACAAAACGTAATTAATTTCATATACCCCGCCGGAAAGGAACCCGCTGGTCCGGCGGCCATAGAAGCGGCATCAAACGTTTTTTTCCTAAAGAGTATTGTGGGCGGGAGGGATTTTCCACTGTCACGCCTCTTTAACGCGATAGTGGCCATGTTTTGCGCATATCCAGATCGGGACTACTGCATGATGCAGATATCCGCGAATATCAAGGCCAGCAGGAGCTATTTGGAGGTTCTACAGTACTTTATG CCAGTGGTTTCGCGTCCCAGCAATGAATGCAGCCTCGCCGAGGTATACATAACCCATCGGAGCACCATTTTTGGGGAGGTTAGTCTGTACAAACTGCGAAAGGAGGACGTGTCCGTGGTGCACACCTTGGCCGTGGGAATCTTGGCCAAGGAGATTAGTTCCCCTGATTCCACCGCCAGCAGCTTCTCTTACTGCTCCAAAATAAACGAGCGGGCGGAGCTGGAGCACGAGCTTCATGTTCTCGACGCGATCATGAAGGATGTGCTGGAGAAGGAGTTCAGTGAGTTCGCGGTGTTTACCATTCGCTGCGGAAACTCTACGAAGTCCGCCAAGCAGAATACTTCGATCGGGTTTGTGGTGCTTCGGCAGTTCCATTGTCATGGCCAGCTCTTTGATCACTATCACCTGCCCAAGCACGATACTCACTTGAATCGCCTAAGAGCCGAGATCATCTCACTGCGACTGCATCCTCTTTTCGTGTCCAGTGGCGATCTGATTTTCAGGGATTTGGCCAGGAAGACTAACTTTTATGACTTTTACTTCATCAGTGCGTTTGAC AATCATAAGTACAGCAATGACCTGAAGAAAATGATGATGGTCGTGGAACCGAAGACCATTAAAAATGCTCCAGTTTTCTTCAGAGTGCACAGTGAACAGAGGAAGTCGAGGAACAGGTTGCATCTGCCCAGTCCCAATTACTCAACGGATAATATGATCATCTACCGGCACAAACTCAATCCGGTTAAGTGGTTCACCAACAATAAGAAAGTGGTCATCATTGGGTTTTCTCCCGTGACCAAGGCCTTTCTGCGACAGCTTGTGTTTCAGTGGAATAGCAGGGA CCATAAGAACTCGGAAAACTTCACCTGCCTGAGCTGGCTGCAAGTGACCGTAATCTGTCGGGCCGGGGTCGTGGAGGCGGACTACGACAGTCTCTTTAAGTGCCCCTATTGCACTAGTCCTCTTGGATGCTACCTTTCCTACCAGAACGAGTCCTGCTTCATAAGAGATTGTTGTGTGCGGCTTGATTTGCGCTACTGGGTACACTTTGTGCCCGGAAAGGTGGAGCTGATTAATAG AGAGAAAAAGTACGTGAAGATTGAGGCCTGTGAGATTCACTATGACACCCTTCTGCTGATGTGTGAGAGGAAGTTTGTGCTCCGTTCTCCAGAATCGCCTGTCGGCACGGGAAGTCCCTGCAATCTCGTGGAGGTCAATTGTCGGCTGAACAAGCTCCTGCTGTTCTATAAGGTGCGTACGCTGCTGGAGAACATGCCGCGAACCTACTTGGTCCTGGTTTATGGCTCCAATTTGTCCACCTATGAGTGCATCGCCTTTCTGATTGGCCATGGCGTTGATTGCTCGCGGATGGTGTTTGTCCAGCCGCATCGATTCATCGGCAAGGATGCGGATATGAAGGAGAAGAACCCCTTCTGGGACCAAAACCTGCAGCTCATCTTGGACGACATCCTCGTGGATAAAGGAGTTGCGATTTTCATAGACTATGACTTTCACCACTATAATTTGCACAAGTCATCCGACTTCATCATGGAGGTGGTCTTCCAGCACTTTCCCAGTAGAAAGCAGGCGACATTCGAGTGTGACCTTTTTATCTCCTTCGAGGAGGGACACCTCCATCAAAGGCATATGAAAT GGCTAAAGGCTGCAAACATCAATCTAGATAACAACGAGATCCTGGTAAACGAGCGCTACCAGACCAACGATCCGAACATCTATGCAGCTGGCAGCTTCATAAAGATGCGGCCGAAGCCAAATTATCAGTACAGATATGTTAGTAGCCGAGAAATGGCCCGCAAG ATCTTACACCATCTGGACATTGTTCCGGATATAGATTTCGAGGATCGATACTCTGAGCCCCTGCTCTTCCAGGCCATTCTGCCGCTACGTTATTTCATCACCAAAGTCACAATGCCTCGGAGATATTTGAACTCGCACTTGCCCGTCATGGAGACTTGCAATTTGACCACGTACAAGAAGAACACATTTTGCCGGGTTGGCCTATCCAGACATATGATGGTGGACGAGATCGTGGTTGTGACAAAAAAT GAGTGCTATTTGGACTTCCTGCAGCACTTTTGTGGCAAGCACGAGCTACTTCTGAACAATCTGAAGGCGCGCTATAAGGCTCATACGATTCACTCTTTTCTGAAGTATTTTCAAGAGCCCTGGACGGAATTGATCATGCACGAGAACTTTAAGGACCTTCAGGCGGAGAATAAAGAACTCCTTAATCCCATGGCCATATCGGCGCTAAGT CGAGCTAGCCGTGGGGCCTTAGGAACTATAACCGATATGGACTTCTCCTCGCTGAACAGGCGCTACCTGGAGGTCAAGCTGATGACTTTTCTGAGGGATCATCGGCGGGACTTCCGGCATAAGTTTGCTCTTCCCGAGGATTTCCTTCAATTGGAACAGCCTGACTGGGAGCGACACTCGAATGAATCGACCGAGGAGCAAGATGAGTCAACAGATGAGTCAGAGACCTGA
- the LOC128255473 gene encoding cilia- and flagella-associated protein 61 isoform X2, protein MIEFDVRLAEVADLDGIYKLIRSPGVKWFGNIRPKFCGKDSLFHPYQTYRMLALCRHTSALVAYAEFRNYPSITALPTDSWLDWLTVRYCLTLSISWLNALFFNFCIYKSEYSMVLVEIIKEVFYRENRVWYLIAVRTPLVRQPSHFMETFDDLEKISQIFYPLEFCTEKNCNTQSLYIVDRFSVLPKITYRKALAEDNDDVIELLEFEMPELREKLGDYYIAEEVMRQDPGAEKSLLVVAETSNQCEETEMVLFLWMTTDIDILFYVRNYEVESFGNLVKPASGKSFHYETMTVSSVQRRAEASTFTSDALDDLDAITILGGLQRVDSGMSVASMGKMKISSIAGTVVDAHVSEDNKFYMRECLFSKFKYILEKLHSTDYYLRHEQNVINFIYPAGKEPAGPAAIEAASNVFFLKSIVGGRDFPLSRLFNAIVAMFCAYPDRDYCMMQISANIKASRSYLEVLQYFMPVVSRPSNECSLAEVYITHRSTIFGEVSLYKLRKEDVSVVHTLAVGILAKEISSPDSTASSFSYCSKINERAELEHELHVLDAIMKDVLEKEFSEFAVFTIRCGNSTKSAKQNTSIGFVVLRQFHCHGQLFDHYHLPKHDTHLNRLRAEIISLRLHPLFVSSGDLIFRDLARKTNFYDFYFISAFDNHKYSNDLKKMMMVVEPKTIKNAPVFFRVHSEQRKSRNRLHLPSPNYSTDNMIIYRHKLNPVKWFTNNKKVVIIGFSPVTKAFLRQLVFQWNSRDHKNSENFTCLSWLQVTVICRAGVVEADYDSLFKCPYCTSPLGCYLSYQNESCFIRDCCVRLDLRYWVHFVPGKVELINREKKYVKIEACEIHYDTLLLMCERKFVLRSPESPVGTGSPCNLVEVNCRLNKLLLFYKVRTLLENMPRTYLVLVYGSNLSTYECIAFLIGHGVDCSRMVFVQPHRFIGKDADMKEKNPFWDQNLQLILDDILVDKGVAIFIDYDFHHYNLHKSSDFIMEVVFQHFPSRKQATFECDLFISFEEGHLHQRHMKWLKAANINLDNNEILVNERYQTNDPNIYAAGSFIKMRPKPNYQYRYVSSREMARKILHHLDIVPDIDFEDRYSEPLLFQAILPLRYFITKVTMPRRYLNSHLPVMETCNLTTYKKNTFCRVGLSRHMMVDEIVVVTKNVMLFGLPAALLWQARATSEQSEGAL, encoded by the exons ATGATTGAGTTTGACGTTCGCTTGGCCGAAGTTGCGGATCTGGATGGTATTTACAAGCTGATCCGGTCGCCGGGCGTCAAGTGGTTTGGCAATATCCGGCCGAAGTTTTGTGGAAAGGACTCGCTGTTTCATCCGTACCAGACCTACAGGATGTTGGCCCTCTGCAGGCATACTTCCGCCTTGGTGGCCTACGCCGAGTTCCGGAACTATCCGTCCATCACCGCTCTGCCCACAGATAGTTGGTTGGATTGGCTGACCGTTAGATACTG TTTGACCCTGTCTATTAGTTGGCTTAATGCATTGTTCTTCAACTTTTGCATCTACAAGAGCGAGTACTCAATGGTTCTGGTCGAAATCATAAAAGAGGTGTTTTACAGGGAGAACAGGGTGTGGTACCTGATCGCAGTAAGGACTCCCTTGGTGCGGCAGCCCTCGCACTTCATGGAGACCTTCGacgatttggaaaaaatatcaCAGATATTCTATCCACTGGAGTTTTGCACGGAAAAAAACTGTAACACGCAGTCATTATACATTGTGGATCGGTTCTCGGTACTGCCCAAGATTACCTACCGGAAGGCACT AGCCGAGGACAACGACGATGTAATAGAACTCCTAGAATTCGAGATGCCCGAGCTACGAGAGAAGCTGGGTGACTACTATATAGCCGAGGAGGTGATGCGACAGGATCCCGGGGCCGAGAAGAGCCTTCTGGTCGTGGCCGAAACAAGCAATCAGTGCGAGGAGACCGAGATGGTCCTCTTCCTTTGGATGACCACGGACATCGACATCCTGTTCTATGTGCGTAACTACGAGGTTGAATCCTTCGGCAACCTGGTAAAGCCCGCCAGTGGCAAGTCGTTCCACTACGAAACGATGACGGTGTC ATCAGTTCAGCGCAGGGCAGAGGCCAGCACGTTTACTTCAGATGCCCTGGATGATCTGGATGCCATCACGATTCTGGGAGGTCTGCAGAGGGTTGACAGCGGTATGAG cGTTGCAAGCATGGGTAAAATGAAGATCAGCTCAATCGCTGGCACAGTTGTGGATGCTCACGTATCGGAGGATAATAAGTTCTACATGCGGGAATGTCTTTTCTCAAAGTTCAAGTACATCCTGGAAA AACTCCACAGCACTGATTACTATTTGCGGCACGAACAAAACGTAATTAATTTCATATACCCCGCCGGAAAGGAACCCGCTGGTCCGGCGGCCATAGAAGCGGCATCAAACGTTTTTTTCCTAAAGAGTATTGTGGGCGGGAGGGATTTTCCACTGTCACGCCTCTTTAACGCGATAGTGGCCATGTTTTGCGCATATCCAGATCGGGACTACTGCATGATGCAGATATCCGCGAATATCAAGGCCAGCAGGAGCTATTTGGAGGTTCTACAGTACTTTATG CCAGTGGTTTCGCGTCCCAGCAATGAATGCAGCCTCGCCGAGGTATACATAACCCATCGGAGCACCATTTTTGGGGAGGTTAGTCTGTACAAACTGCGAAAGGAGGACGTGTCCGTGGTGCACACCTTGGCCGTGGGAATCTTGGCCAAGGAGATTAGTTCCCCTGATTCCACCGCCAGCAGCTTCTCTTACTGCTCCAAAATAAACGAGCGGGCGGAGCTGGAGCACGAGCTTCATGTTCTCGACGCGATCATGAAGGATGTGCTGGAGAAGGAGTTCAGTGAGTTCGCGGTGTTTACCATTCGCTGCGGAAACTCTACGAAGTCCGCCAAGCAGAATACTTCGATCGGGTTTGTGGTGCTTCGGCAGTTCCATTGTCATGGCCAGCTCTTTGATCACTATCACCTGCCCAAGCACGATACTCACTTGAATCGCCTAAGAGCCGAGATCATCTCACTGCGACTGCATCCTCTTTTCGTGTCCAGTGGCGATCTGATTTTCAGGGATTTGGCCAGGAAGACTAACTTTTATGACTTTTACTTCATCAGTGCGTTTGAC AATCATAAGTACAGCAATGACCTGAAGAAAATGATGATGGTCGTGGAACCGAAGACCATTAAAAATGCTCCAGTTTTCTTCAGAGTGCACAGTGAACAGAGGAAGTCGAGGAACAGGTTGCATCTGCCCAGTCCCAATTACTCAACGGATAATATGATCATCTACCGGCACAAACTCAATCCGGTTAAGTGGTTCACCAACAATAAGAAAGTGGTCATCATTGGGTTTTCTCCCGTGACCAAGGCCTTTCTGCGACAGCTTGTGTTTCAGTGGAATAGCAGGGA CCATAAGAACTCGGAAAACTTCACCTGCCTGAGCTGGCTGCAAGTGACCGTAATCTGTCGGGCCGGGGTCGTGGAGGCGGACTACGACAGTCTCTTTAAGTGCCCCTATTGCACTAGTCCTCTTGGATGCTACCTTTCCTACCAGAACGAGTCCTGCTTCATAAGAGATTGTTGTGTGCGGCTTGATTTGCGCTACTGGGTACACTTTGTGCCCGGAAAGGTGGAGCTGATTAATAG AGAGAAAAAGTACGTGAAGATTGAGGCCTGTGAGATTCACTATGACACCCTTCTGCTGATGTGTGAGAGGAAGTTTGTGCTCCGTTCTCCAGAATCGCCTGTCGGCACGGGAAGTCCCTGCAATCTCGTGGAGGTCAATTGTCGGCTGAACAAGCTCCTGCTGTTCTATAAGGTGCGTACGCTGCTGGAGAACATGCCGCGAACCTACTTGGTCCTGGTTTATGGCTCCAATTTGTCCACCTATGAGTGCATCGCCTTTCTGATTGGCCATGGCGTTGATTGCTCGCGGATGGTGTTTGTCCAGCCGCATCGATTCATCGGCAAGGATGCGGATATGAAGGAGAAGAACCCCTTCTGGGACCAAAACCTGCAGCTCATCTTGGACGACATCCTCGTGGATAAAGGAGTTGCGATTTTCATAGACTATGACTTTCACCACTATAATTTGCACAAGTCATCCGACTTCATCATGGAGGTGGTCTTCCAGCACTTTCCCAGTAGAAAGCAGGCGACATTCGAGTGTGACCTTTTTATCTCCTTCGAGGAGGGACACCTCCATCAAAGGCATATGAAAT GGCTAAAGGCTGCAAACATCAATCTAGATAACAACGAGATCCTGGTAAACGAGCGCTACCAGACCAACGATCCGAACATCTATGCAGCTGGCAGCTTCATAAAGATGCGGCCGAAGCCAAATTATCAGTACAGATATGTTAGTAGCCGAGAAATGGCCCGCAAG ATCTTACACCATCTGGACATTGTTCCGGATATAGATTTCGAGGATCGATACTCTGAGCCCCTGCTCTTCCAGGCCATTCTGCCGCTACGTTATTTCATCACCAAAGTCACAATGCCTCGGAGATATTTGAACTCGCACTTGCCCGTCATGGAGACTTGCAATTTGACCACGTACAAGAAGAACACATTTTGCCGGGTTGGCCTATCCAGACATATGATGGTGGACGAGATCGTGGTTGTGACAAAAAATGTGA TGCTATTTGGACTTCCTGCAGCACTTTTGTGGCAAGCACGAGCTACTTCTGAACAATCTGAAGGCGCGCTATAA